One Setaria italica strain Yugu1 chromosome II, Setaria_italica_v2.0, whole genome shotgun sequence DNA segment encodes these proteins:
- the LOC101785710 gene encoding WRKY transcription factor WRKY76 has product MLLMDSARRAGCSPVCLDLSVGLSPSPPKMGAEMAAEPERPDPHAGGCRMASSMTDEQAKTLEARFTQVSEENRRLSEMIAYLYASPFARPSPPDGSDSTRASQAASPPTPPAVSRKRSRGSLEPPSNSGDANNGSGNAEAAHADESPLSDGFEGSCRRIKVRRVCTRIDPSDTTLTVKDGYQWRKYGQKVTRDNPSPRAYFRCAFAPSCPVKKKVQRSAEDSSMLVATYEGEHNHPCPTRAAELPGSAATRTGSVPCSISINASGPTITLDLTKNGAGGVRVLEAAESPDVKKLCQEIASTEFRTALVEEMASSLTRDSKFTDALAAAILKQLPDY; this is encoded by the exons ATGCTGCTCATGGACTCGGCGCGGCGCGCCGGCTGCTCCCCGGTCTGCTTGGACCTCAGCGTCGgcctctcgccgtcgccgcccaagaTGGGCGCGGAAATGGCAGCCGAGCCTGAACGACCCGACCCCCACGCCGGCGGCTGCAGGATGGCGTCGTCCATGACCGACGAGCAG GCCAAGACCCTGGAGGCCAGGTTCACCCAGGTCAGCGAGGAGAACCGGCGGCTGAGCGAGATGATCGCCTACCTCTACGCCAGCCCGTTCGCCAGGCCGAGTCCCCCCGACGGCTCGGACTCGACGCGCGCCTCGCAAGCCGCgtcgccgccaacgccgccggCGGTGAGCAGGAAGAGGAGCAGGGGCAGCCTGGAGCCGCCCTCGAATTCGGGCGACGCCAACAACGGCAGCGGCAACGCCGAGGCCGCGCACGCCGACGAGAGCCCCCTGAGCGACGGCTTCGAGGGCTCGTGCAGGCGGATCAAGGTCAGAAGGGTCTGCACCCGGATCGACCCCTCGGACACCACGCTCACCGTCAAGGACGGGTACCAGTGGCGGAAGTACGGCCAGAAGGTGACGCGCGACAACCCGTCCCCGAGAGCCTACTTCCGCTGCGCCTTCGCGCCCTCCTGCCCCGTCAAGAAGAAG GTGCAGAGGAGCGCGGAGGACAGCTCGATGCTGGTTGCCACGTACGAGGGCGAGCACAACCACCCGTGCCCGAcgcgcgccgccgagctcccCGGCAGCGCGGCGACGCGGACCGGGTCCGTGCCGTGCTCCATCTCCATCAACGCCTCCGGCCCGACCATCACGCTGGACCTCACCAAGAACGgggcgggcggcgtgcgggtgCTGGAGGCCGCCGAGTCGCCGGACGTCAAGAAGCTGTGCCAGGAGATCGCGTCGACGGAGTTCCGGACGGCGCTggtggaggagatggcgagCTCGCTGACCAGGGATTCCAAGTTCAccgacgcgctcgccgccgcgatcCTCAAGCAACTGCCGGATTACTAG